Below is a genomic region from Pseudomonas frederiksbergensis.
GGCATCGCCAGAAGAACGGTTAGCAGGGTGGCTATACTCAAGTGCATCGCATTTCCCCCGGAGTCTTACCATGCTCAAAGCAGCCATCGTCCTGATGCTGATCGCCACGGTTGTCAGCCTGTTCAGCGGCCTGTTTTTTCTGGTCAAGGACGACAGCCGCTCAAACCGTCTGGTCATCGCCCTGAGTGTGCGTGTCAGTCTGGCCGCCATCACCGTCGGCTTGATTGCCTGGGGATTTTTCAGCGGCCAACTGGTGTCTACCGCACCTTGGTAAGCGCTGTCTCAGAGTACGTAAACGAAGACAAACAGACCGATCCACACCACATCGACGAAGTGCCAATACCAACTGGCCGCCTCGAAGCCGAACTGGTGTTCGGCACTGAAATGCCCGCGCATCACTCGCATCAGCATCACGAACAGGATGATCGTGCCGATGGTCACGTGGGCACCGTGGAAACCGGTGAGCATGAAGAAAGTCGCGCCGTAGACGCCTGAACCCAGGGTCAACCCGAGTTCGTGATAGGCGTGGATGTATTCCTTGGCCTGGAAGCCGAGAAACGCCCAGCCCAGCAGCACCGTCAGTGCGAGCCAGATTTTCAGTGC
It encodes:
- a CDS encoding twin transmembrane helix small protein; this translates as MLKAAIVLMLIATVVSLFSGLFFLVKDDSRSNRLVIALSVRVSLAAITVGLIAWGFFSGQLVSTAPW